The genomic stretch GCTGATGTATGTTGGCTTTCCTTGAGAATGCATCAACTTGTACTTGAATTTCTCAACTTTATACACTGGTGTCATTTCTATCTTCATCTTTTCAATTTATCAATTTATTCCAAATTTTTGACTTTGTATCAaatttttcttggaatttcaCTCCAACTGTTGAGTCGTGTCATGATGTATTAGAAGTAACCTATTATTTTAACAAAATCAATACAGATTGCAAAACCAACTGCTTAAAATGAAAAGTATAAATTGATAGGAAATAGAGTTGATAAACTCAAAGTTTGGAATAAATCtgataaaacataaaaattgaaTTACATTTAATGATTTACTCCAAAATATCTCATGAAATTAAAGTTACACCAAATATGACGACAACGAGTGTCCAGCACGACAAACACTGCGCGTGTGCCTATACCAAACACTCAACGGCCCCAATAAATACGATAACTGGATCCTAATTCAAAAACATTGCAAGCTGCCCCTCACAAAAGTGAACAATATcgttttccaccccaaaaaaaaccCTAGACTTTTCCCGTCAAAAACCCCAGTCAAAAATATTAtcctttttttaataattatttgtcCTTAATTTTCCTCTCCATCTACACTCTTTTGGACGCATCTGTCCGAATTCAACCCTACCCAAGAAACCCCTCTTTCTCTCTAACCCTCCTACTCTTAGGTTCTCACTCGTAGACTTGTGATTTATTCTGCTTTTTTCGTTTTTcgacatttttcattttcaaagcAAGAAACTTGCAGGGTTTGCAAATGGAGGCGGGCAAGCTGAGCTCTGAAGTGAAGCTCGTTGAGGCTGCTGTGGTTAATACTCTTTTGGCTGCTCAAACTTGCCTTCTCATGCTGGTTATTACCTCTTCTTTATGCTCAATTTCTGTTTGATTTTAGTGTCCAAGACTGCAAATTTATTTGAGGGCTTTTGagattttgactttttttttaacTGGTTTGCTGCTTATGGTCTTGTTTGTTCTGAATTTGGTGGTTTTTTGGGGCTTACAGGCAGAAGTCCAACGTTATAACTGATGATTTGTGTTTAATATTGTGGTGTATTATGTTATGAAATAAGAATGATTTGTTAAGAGACTGTGTTGGAATACTGCTGCAATGGAGCTATGGAAACTTTGGATTTGATGTTGTTGAATCTTCATTGAACTTTTATGCCAATTGGGGAACTGCTTTGTTGTAGAATGTCTTACTTTTGCCACTTGGAATTAGTAGTATCATGTATGATTGGACATGACCACTTGCTTTGGTGGTTTTAAGTTGTGTAATACTAATAGCTTAGAGTTGGTAAATTTTTGGTTGCACAAACATATGTTTCCAACATAGGGTTTATATTATGTTAACTTTCCTTTCTATATCACACTTTTGACGGTTTGAATATAAATATTGATTCATTGAGGCCTGTTTTGAGTAAACTTGTGAGTAACCGATTAGAATTTGCTTATGAATATTAGCCATTTGGTTTTATGTAAGTATAGATGATTATTCCAACATGTGAAATCTAAAATTGCTGTAGAATTTTCTATTTAACTATTCATGGTATTAGTTGACCATCCAAATCTGTAGAAATTATAGTATTGTTTTGCTCTAAAGATACTATTTTGAGCCACTTTATTGTTTGGTTATTGTTGATATATTGCTTAGAACGTTCTGCCTTCGTCTTGCTTGCTTGTTCTGTATCATTGTTTTTTCGTTTATTCAGTCGGACTTGTCATGTTCTTTCCTGTTGTTGATGAAAAAAACTTTTAATGGTCCTAACAGACTAGCTCTTTGCTGAATGACGAACTACCAGCTTGGATAGGAAAACGGTAATGCTGAATTCTCTCTATCATGACACAACAATCTTAAATGAAACTAACAATTTTTTTGTTAGCAGCTTTCCGATGGAGGAGCTTCATAGAGTGAACAAGCCAGGACTTGAAAACAAAGATGGAAGCGATTCggaggatgatgatgaggatgaaGATGAGGACAATGCCGAGCCTGATGATGATGCTGGTGATGAGGACTTTTCAGGCGGCGAAGAAGGCGGAGATGACGATGATGAAGGGGATCCTGAGGAGGACGCCGAGGCTAATGGTGACGGAGGAAGTgacgacgacgatgatgatgacgGGGACGATGACGATGAGGATGGGGACGATGatgaggacgaggaggaagacgaggacgaggaggatcaACCACCTGCTAAGAAGAGGAAGTGATGAAGACCCTAGAGGTTTGTGTTTGGTTTGGTTGGGAAGTGTGTATTAGAATGAGGTTAATCTAGGGAATTTGACCATGGTTTGTGAGAATGGATTTTCATCATTAGACTTAGATGGAATGTAACATGCTCCCATGAGAATTCTGGATGTTATGGTGGCTAATGTGAGATCTCTgtttaatcatttaatttttatgctTCAAACTTGATTATCTTGCTCATTTCAACTTTCATAGTACGATAAAGTGAGTTCAAGTTAACTTTTAAACTCACAGCAGAGCTTTCTTGTGGCTTCGATCAAATTGCTAAATGAACTTTATTTGGACTTGATCTCTATTGACTTTACAAACATAAATCTGTACAAATCTACAAGGAGCCGTTTGATTGCCACTATATCATAATTCATTTTTCCATtgagttttaaaattatattattagaTTGCCATTATATCATAATTCATTTTAGGATTGAGTTATAAATTATATTAGTTGATCATTTTAGGATTGAGTTATAAATTATATTAGTTGAAGATGTgtgactatgactaattatcacataattatgtatgaaattcaatcttatgaaccaaacataatatatatttaatcccgagacataatcttgcaaaccaaaCAGTCACATACTATTTGTCTATATTCCATCAAATGACTACTCATACCACTAAGTTGAAAAGAAATGGACCACtaagctaaaaagaaaaaaataaagctTCAAACAAATTCCTCAACTGCTCAAAAATCTTTTTCGCAGCCTTCATAGATATTTTCTTCAGAGTAAATTATTTAATGGAGTAAGACCATTTTCAACTGAAAATGTGATacttcaaaaatatatatagtcaAGATGGAAGATTTATTAACCATCAACAATGATAAGTAATGAAGGGAAAACTATGGTAAGTAATGAAGGAAAACTGGAGCATCTCCACAAGTATCTCAACACAGTGCCAAAAAGACAAACATCAAACTATTGTCGGTATTGGCCGACTAGAAAGTCGAAGCAGCTTGCCTCTACGTTTAATCCCAGACAGAAGACCTGAAACAAGAGAACAAAAGCCTTCTCATCTGGTGATCGAGCAATACCACAATGCGAAAAAGAGAAGGACAGGATAACAACAATGAGTCAAAATAGATCATACAGTCGATTAACATGATCAAGATCATAAAATCCTAGCAATTCAATAGTATGTTATAAATACAGATTAGGTCACTAATGATGGAAGACTAGGTAGTGAATTAGTCATGCTGGATGATGAAGAATGCTTGACAAGCGAATCAGTGCTTACCCAATACCTTAAGAAAGTTGAGCAATATTCTCAGATAAGAGACATTATTAGGCTGCAGCAAAATATTCTTAAATTCAAATTCCATTTGTAATATCATTTTCATCATATTTAAAGAAAACAGATACTACACATCAAGCTTATTAGTATATCTACCACTAACAAATCACATACTCAAATACTAGTCCATCTTTACAAAATATACTCAAAAAACACTTCCCAGAACACCCACAAGGAGTTCGAACTTTTAACAATCATACTTTGAACTCAGCATATCTTGTTACTCAAGTTTAAGACTTGGTGCGTGATTTAGTCATGTAAGATTATGAAAAATGTTTGACAGGCGAATTAGTGGTTACCCGATACCTCAAGAAAGTTGAGCAATATTCTCATATATGAGACATCATTAGTTTGCAGAAAACATTCTAGTTATCAAATTCCATTTAATATCATTACATTATACATTCAAAAAGAAGTAAAGAACCAAATATACATCAATCTTATTATTATATCTACCATTAACAAATGACAAGCTCAAATGCATCTTTACAAATATACTCGCAAAACACTTCCCCGAACTCCCAAAAGGTGTTCAATGACTcgatctattttttaaaaacaagaGCTTTTTTTAATCTCTCTGAACTAATCTAacacaagatttaagaaaaaagtgATTACTAGCATATCATAAGACAATTAAACATGTAGAATTCCAAATCAACTGCAACATGAATAACAAGCTATAGGACATAGTATGCTACTACTATACATGACATCAAATTCAAGATGCATATTTTATCAAGAGAAGTTCAAAAATGGAGCCAAAAGCTATCAACTTTACAACAAAACAAATGTATATCACTTCGAAATGACACTAAAATCAGCCGATCAAAACAACCAACCAAAACAAAAGGCATAGTAAAATTATTATAGTATTCGAGAAGTGCAATTCACTTACTAAGACGGCAGCATTCCAGCACGAAAAATAGCAAACTTGGACTTAACAGAATCCGAGTATTCAATTCCATTTTCCTTCAAGAATTCCGTGATGATCCCCTTAACTTTCTCAGGCTCCACGCTCTCACACTCAAT from Salvia splendens isolate huo1 chromosome 4, SspV2, whole genome shotgun sequence encodes the following:
- the LOC121801301 gene encoding mitotic apparatus protein p62-like is translated as MEAGKLSSEVKLVEAAVVNTLLAAQTCLLMLTSSLLNDELPAWIGKRFPMEELHRVNKPGLENKDGSDSEDDDEDEDEDNAEPDDDAGDEDFSGGEEGGDDDDEGDPEEDAEANGDGGSDDDDDDDGDDDDEDGDDDEDEEEDEDEEDQPPAKKRK